The proteins below come from a single Candidatus Neomarinimicrobiota bacterium genomic window:
- a CDS encoding phosphoribosylanthranilate isomerase, with translation MTKVKICGITNLEDAIYASKLGASFIGMIFYSESPRFVTYETASKIVSSLPDDVTPVGVFVNPTNEEIGSAIKQTGIKAVQIHGNVNIEKLNDLDIIQIRAYGINDSFDFNSITENDCDYLLLDNSASGHYGGTGKTFDWKNIPASVDRDKLILAGGLNPENVGNAIKSVKPAVVDVSSGVESSPGIKDKTKVRKFFKSVPVLLMPGGENTDSGF, from the coding sequence ATGACAAAGGTTAAAATTTGCGGAATCACGAACCTCGAAGATGCGATTTATGCTTCCAAACTCGGAGCGTCGTTCATCGGAATGATATTTTATTCTGAAAGTCCGCGGTTCGTAACTTACGAAACAGCCTCAAAAATAGTTTCTTCTCTGCCTGATGATGTTACCCCTGTTGGCGTCTTTGTAAATCCGACAAATGAAGAGATCGGCTCCGCTATAAAACAAACCGGAATCAAAGCAGTTCAGATTCATGGAAATGTGAATATTGAAAAGTTAAACGATTTGGATATTATTCAGATTCGCGCTTATGGAATTAACGATTCATTCGATTTCAATTCTATTACAGAGAATGATTGCGATTATTTACTTCTGGATAATTCTGCCAGCGGTCACTACGGCGGAACAGGGAAAACTTTTGATTGGAAGAATATTCCTGCCTCAGTTGATAGGGATAAACTTATACTCGCAGGAGGCTTGAATCCTGAAAATGTCGGCAATGCCATAAAGAGTGTAAAGCCTGCTGTTGTTGACGTATCAAGTGGAGTCGAATCCTCTCCGGGAATTAAAGATAAGACTAAAGTAAGAAAATTTTTCAAATCTGTGCCTGTCCTACTGATGCCAGGCGGGGAGAATACCGACAGTGGATTTTAA
- the trpC gene encoding indole-3-glycerol phosphate synthase TrpC — translation MNKLEKIISDRKEAVTRRMKEKSILKTRAAAEAMPPVLDFRSSLANRDSKTQIIAEVKKSSPSADFGGNSLNVVDIALGYEKAGAAALSVLTEENYFSGSINDLRMIKKSVHIPVLCKDFIVDPFQIYDARAAGADAVLLIAAVLDSYELHDFISICNTLSIAPFVEITNTSDIEKALNCDIDWIGINCRDLKTFELDLKRFAELLPLIPDDFLIVAESGIKSSEDLKYINDLGIYAALIGSLFMKTDNPGKALEKLFGESDDKG, via the coding sequence ATGAACAAACTTGAAAAAATAATCTCTGACAGAAAAGAAGCCGTCACCAGACGGATGAAAGAAAAGTCTATTTTGAAGACAAGAGCCGCTGCCGAGGCGATGCCGCCCGTTCTTGATTTCCGGTCATCCCTCGCAAACAGAGACTCAAAAACCCAAATCATCGCGGAAGTGAAAAAATCCTCGCCATCCGCTGATTTTGGCGGTAACAGTCTGAATGTTGTTGATATAGCGCTCGGTTATGAAAAAGCCGGCGCTGCCGCTCTCTCTGTTCTCACCGAAGAGAATTATTTTTCAGGTTCTATCAATGACCTTCGTATGATAAAAAAATCTGTTCATATCCCTGTTCTCTGTAAAGATTTTATCGTTGACCCGTTTCAGATTTACGATGCAAGAGCGGCGGGAGCGGATGCTGTCCTTCTTATTGCAGCTGTGCTGGATTCTTACGAACTGCATGATTTTATCTCTATATGTAATACACTTTCCATTGCCCCATTTGTTGAAATAACAAACACCTCCGATATTGAAAAAGCATTAAACTGCGATATCGACTGGATCGGGATTAATTGCAGAGACCTCAAGACGTTCGAATTAGATTTGAAAAGGTTTGCCGAGTTACTGCCGCTTATTCCGGATGATTTTCTTATAGTGGCTGAAAGCGGAATCAAGAGCAGTGAAGATTTGAAGTATATCAACGATTTAGGCATATATGCCGCTTTGATAGGTTCCCTGTTTATGAAGACCGATAATCCGGGTAAGGCGCTGGAAAAGCTATTTGGGGAAAGTGATGACAAAGGTTAA
- a CDS encoding carboxypeptidase-like regulatory domain-containing protein codes for MSYRFFLFAIVMLLVPSLAFGATSGKLKGTITDQETGGPLVGANVVISGTSMGAATDEDGKFVILNVPIGVYEIDIKYIGYQNYLLTEVKITADLTTAISAELSSVAVQ; via the coding sequence ATGTCTTATAGATTTTTCTTATTTGCAATAGTTATGTTGTTAGTTCCGTCATTAGCTTTCGGCGCTACGTCCGGCAAGCTAAAAGGAACGATTACCGACCAGGAAACCGGTGGCCCGTTAGTAGGCGCTAACGTGGTAATCAGCGGAACCTCCATGGGTGCGGCAACGGATGAGGACGGAAAATTCGTCATCCTTAACGTTCCTATCGGTGTCTATGAAATAGACATTAAGTATATCGGTTATCAGAACTACCTGTTGACCGAAGTAAAGATAACAGCCGATCTCACCACAGCTATTTCCGCGGAACTATCATCGGTAGCAGTTCAG
- the sfsA gene encoding DNA/RNA nuclease SfsA, producing MKIEGPLYDAVFLERPNRFLTKIEIDGKVVESHLPDPGRLKELLIKGARLRVRKVPETAIHRRTKWTTVMVKSGKQYISLDTNLPNKLVKRLLENKELPFLKDWNLKKTEVTVGKHRFDFLLENKDSEFFLEVKSVTLVENGVAMFPDAVTERGKKHMEELSKLRDSGFGAGVLFVCQRSDVREFTPHWERDPKFASSLLRAKSLGVKVWVIVCEVTSTEINYKYSIPYILEHK from the coding sequence ATGAAAATTGAAGGCCCTTTATATGACGCTGTTTTCCTGGAACGTCCCAACAGATTCCTAACCAAAATAGAAATTGACGGAAAGGTGGTCGAAAGCCATCTGCCGGATCCCGGTAGATTGAAGGAACTGCTGATTAAAGGCGCCCGGCTGAGAGTTCGAAAAGTGCCTGAGACAGCAATACACAGGAGAACGAAGTGGACAACAGTCATGGTCAAATCAGGAAAACAATATATATCTCTTGATACGAACCTCCCGAATAAATTGGTAAAACGATTGTTAGAGAATAAAGAACTTCCGTTTCTGAAGGATTGGAATTTGAAAAAAACGGAGGTAACTGTAGGTAAGCACAGGTTCGATTTTCTTTTAGAAAATAAAGATTCAGAATTTTTTCTTGAGGTTAAGTCAGTTACGCTTGTGGAAAATGGAGTTGCAATGTTCCCCGATGCGGTGACTGAAAGAGGGAAAAAACATATGGAAGAACTATCAAAATTGAGAGATTCAGGGTTTGGCGCAGGAGTCCTTTTTGTATGTCAGAGATCCGATGTTCGGGAATTTACGCCTCACTGGGAAAGAGACCCGAAATTTGCATCCTCATTATTGAGGGCAAAATCGCTTGGAGTAAAGGTCTGGGTTATCGTTTGTGAGGTCACATCGACAGAGATAAATTACAAATATTCCATACCTTATATATTAGAGCATAAATAA
- a CDS encoding aminodeoxychorismate/anthranilate synthase component II yields the protein MITVIDNYDSFTYNLVQHLGELGSEISVFTNDEIEAAELLRMKPDALLISPGPGRPKDSGVSMEAIKLLGPTVPTLGICLGHQCIAELFGGKIIEANEILHGKTSLINHEKHPIFTNISNPFKATRYHSLVVEPDSMPQELESIATSDDGTIMALAHREYPIYGMQFHPESVFTNVGMHLLQNFLDIVEKHKSSHK from the coding sequence ATGATAACTGTTATAGACAATTACGATTCCTTCACCTATAACCTTGTTCAACATCTTGGGGAGCTCGGTTCAGAAATCAGCGTATTTACGAATGACGAAATCGAAGCTGCCGAACTTTTAAGAATGAAACCGGATGCCCTTCTGATTTCGCCCGGACCGGGAAGACCGAAAGACTCAGGCGTTTCTATGGAAGCGATAAAGTTACTTGGACCGACTGTGCCTACGCTCGGAATTTGTCTCGGTCACCAGTGTATCGCAGAACTGTTCGGAGGCAAAATTATCGAAGCCAACGAGATTCTCCACGGAAAGACCTCCCTTATCAATCACGAAAAACACCCGATTTTCACTAATATATCAAATCCTTTTAAAGCGACTCGGTATCACAGCCTTGTAGTAGAGCCGGATTCTATGCCTCAGGAGCTTGAATCCATCGCCACTTCCGACGACGGCACTATCATGGCTCTCGCTCACCGGGAATACCCGATATACGGGATGCAGTTTCATCCTGAATCCGTTTTTACCAATGTGGGGATGCATCTGCTTCAAAATTTTCTGGACATAGTTGAAAAACATAAATCGAGCCACAAATGA
- the trpE gene encoding anthranilate synthase component I, with amino-acid sequence MTFSDFKALCSNKQSTAKGIIVPVYKKILADLFTPVNAYLKIKDQSKYSFLLESVEGGERIARYSFLGYDPSEILSLNDGKVSHTSGEKSTSYEGNGLDQLRDILSKYEPVDIMGLPPLTCGAIGYISYNSVRYFFNLNGDSSSAVSSKDQPPDMQFAFYRTIMAFDHFKHQAILVSNVFIDPDELKSLNDKDLQNKYDAALSRINSFETLLHNDIDHKPKQIKIDEYRETFKREDYIKSVEKAKEHIVKGDAFQIVLSRREELENHPEPFEVYRALRTINPSPYLFFLQMDDQVITGSSPEMLVKVDNRRIHVRPIAGTRPRGSTKAEDEALESELRRDEKERAEHAMLVDLGRNDVGKVSKYGTVKVSELMAVERYSHVMHLVSRVTGELSEEYDALDALIATFPAGTVTGAPKKRAMEIIEDLEPLSRGIYAGGVGYLDYKGNLDTCIAIRTITFKGGKAFIQAGAGIVFDSIPENEYEECRNKAKVLKEAIAMAAKGFK; translated from the coding sequence ATGACATTTAGCGACTTCAAGGCTCTTTGCTCTAATAAACAGAGCACGGCTAAGGGAATAATAGTGCCGGTTTATAAGAAAATTCTGGCTGATCTGTTCACACCCGTAAATGCGTATCTGAAAATCAAAGATCAATCAAAATACTCTTTTTTACTCGAGAGCGTAGAGGGCGGAGAGCGGATCGCCCGATACTCTTTTCTCGGATACGACCCATCAGAAATACTCTCTTTAAATGATGGCAAGGTCAGTCACACTTCGGGAGAGAAATCAACAAGTTACGAAGGCAACGGTTTGGATCAATTGCGGGATATACTGTCAAAATATGAGCCGGTAGATATTATGGGTCTTCCGCCTCTGACGTGTGGAGCCATCGGGTACATTTCCTATAACTCGGTAAGATATTTCTTTAATCTAAACGGAGACTCTTCATCCGCCGTGTCCTCAAAAGACCAGCCGCCTGATATGCAATTCGCTTTCTATCGGACTATAATGGCATTCGACCACTTCAAACATCAAGCCATTCTTGTGAGCAATGTATTCATCGATCCTGATGAACTTAAATCTTTAAATGATAAAGACTTACAGAATAAATATGATGCGGCTTTAAGTCGTATAAATTCTTTCGAAACTTTGCTGCATAATGATATTGATCATAAACCCAAGCAAATAAAGATTGATGAATACCGTGAAACATTCAAACGGGAAGATTATATAAAGTCAGTCGAGAAAGCAAAAGAACATATCGTTAAGGGAGATGCATTCCAGATAGTACTTTCCCGCAGAGAAGAATTGGAAAATCATCCGGAACCTTTTGAAGTCTATCGGGCTCTGCGCACGATAAATCCTTCTCCTTACTTATTTTTCCTGCAAATGGATGACCAGGTAATTACAGGGTCGTCACCTGAGATGCTTGTTAAAGTTGATAATAGAAGAATACACGTTCGACCTATCGCAGGGACTCGCCCGAGAGGAAGCACTAAGGCTGAAGACGAGGCACTGGAGAGCGAGCTCAGGAGAGATGAGAAAGAGCGCGCTGAGCATGCAATGCTCGTTGACCTTGGCAGAAATGACGTGGGTAAAGTTTCGAAGTACGGCACGGTAAAAGTGTCAGAACTTATGGCAGTAGAGCGTTATTCGCACGTGATGCATCTTGTGAGCAGGGTTACCGGCGAACTTTCTGAAGAATATGATGCTCTTGACGCTCTTATCGCAACGTTTCCCGCAGGCACAGTTACCGGGGCTCCCAAAAAACGCGCTATGGAAATTATCGAAGACCTGGAGCCTCTGAGCAGAGGAATCTATGCCGGCGGAGTGGGATACCTCGATTATAAAGGAAACTTAGATACTTGTATCGCAATCAGGACAATTACTTTCAAGGGCGGAAAAGCGTTCATTCAAGCCGGCGCGGGAATAGTTTTCGATTCTATCCCGGAAAATGAGTATGAAGAATGCCGGAATAAGGCTAAAGTTCTCAAGGAAGCGATCGCTATGGCAGCAAAGGGTTTCAAATGA
- the trpD gene encoding anthranilate phosphoribosyltransferase — protein MIESYISKIMSGSSLSRVEASEAMGAIMSGDTPATQIAAFLTALRMKGEDAEEVTGFVETMRANATSVSADGDMILDMCGTGGDGAGTFNISTIASIIVAAGGVTVSKHGNRAVSSQCGSADLLSELGVNIEMPVEYLSSCLQEVGMAFLFAPMLHPAMKYAAVPRRELKMRTIFNLLGPMTNPSNPTLQLMGVYDFDLAELVAEVLKNVGVKRALIVQGADGLDEVTLTGVTKCVELNADSINETELNPDSFSLPPLKTEEISGDFDPETCALIATEILSGKQGPKRDIVVANASTGLYLGGKAHTFEDGARLAEKIIDSGEAANLLEKLKEFTARV, from the coding sequence ATGATCGAATCTTATATCTCTAAAATTATGAGCGGCAGTTCCCTGAGCCGAGTCGAAGCTTCCGAAGCTATGGGCGCTATTATGAGCGGCGATACTCCCGCTACTCAAATCGCCGCATTTTTAACAGCGCTGAGAATGAAGGGAGAAGATGCGGAAGAAGTCACAGGTTTTGTGGAGACTATGCGGGCAAACGCCACATCCGTTTCCGCTGATGGAGATATGATATTGGATATGTGCGGTACCGGAGGAGACGGCGCAGGAACATTCAACATCTCCACAATCGCTTCCATCATAGTAGCCGCAGGAGGCGTTACAGTTTCGAAACACGGCAACAGGGCTGTTTCATCGCAATGCGGTTCAGCGGACTTACTTTCTGAATTGGGCGTGAATATCGAAATGCCCGTTGAATATTTAAGTTCTTGCCTTCAGGAAGTGGGAATGGCATTCCTTTTTGCCCCTATGCTGCATCCCGCTATGAAATATGCCGCCGTACCGAGGCGTGAATTGAAGATGAGGACAATTTTCAATCTATTGGGACCGATGACCAATCCGTCTAATCCGACTCTGCAGCTTATGGGCGTTTATGATTTTGATCTTGCCGAACTCGTGGCTGAAGTACTTAAAAATGTAGGTGTAAAACGAGCTTTAATCGTGCAGGGCGCTGACGGATTGGACGAAGTAACTCTCACGGGCGTTACGAAGTGCGTGGAGCTCAATGCTGATTCTATAAATGAAACTGAACTCAACCCGGACTCTTTCAGCCTCCCTCCGCTCAAAACTGAGGAAATATCAGGAGATTTCGATCCCGAAACATGCGCGCTTATAGCCACTGAGATTCTATCCGGGAAACAAGGACCTAAAAGAGACATCGTGGTGGCTAATGCATCTACAGGACTCTATTTAGGCGGCAAAGCCCACACCTTTGAAGACGGAGCAAGATTGGCGGAAAAGATAATTGATTCGGGAGAAGCTGCGAATCTACTTGAAAAATTAAAGGAATTTACTGCCCGGGTATGA